From Tiliqua scincoides isolate rTilSci1 chromosome 2, rTilSci1.hap2, whole genome shotgun sequence, the proteins below share one genomic window:
- the FOXE1 gene encoding forkhead box protein E1 translates to MTAESPQSSSACRADPEGGPASRLVKVEPAAPPGEEPSEEEAAAGSQRPCGRRRKRPVQRGKPPYSYIALIAMAIAHAPERRLTLGGIYRFITERFPFYRDGPRKWQNSIRHNLTLNDCFVKVPREPGRPGKGSYWALDPQARDMFESGSFLRRRKRFKRGDPSTYPAFALEAQAQPGPPPLGAAYAPPAALCYPSPPPPLFGLGPLMAQPGPELAQQQHSPPEAPPSSNACSFSAPAAYSGQGPGLPRPPNVPYSYTLPCAQQLQVNQGSYAQGSTSHLFGASARLAMPTSPPLSNDTMDFYGRMSPSSYGSLAHGYNASGQLSNPGAYLRHAAYSSNMERFVSAI, encoded by the coding sequence ATGACGGCAGAGAGCCCGCAGTCGTCGTCGGCGTGCCGCGCAGACCCCGAAGGCGGGCCGGCGTCGAGGCTGGTGAAGGTGGAGCCGGCGGCGCCCCCTGGAGAGGAGCCgtcggaggaggaggcggcggcgggctCGCAGCGGCCGTGCGGGCGCCGCAGGAAGCGGCCCGTGCAGCGCGGGAAGCCGCCCTACAGCTACATCGCGCTGATCGCCATGGCCATCGCGCACGCCCCGGAGCGGCGCCTGACGCTGGGCGGCATCTACCGCTTCATCACGGAGCGCTTCCCCTTCTACCGCGACGGGCCGCGCAAGTGGCAGAACAGCATCCGCCACAACCTCACGCTGAACGACTGCTTCGTCAAGGTGCCCCGCGAGCCCGGCCGGCCGGGCAAGGGCAGCTACTGGGCCCTCGACCCGCAGGCGCGGGACATGTTCGAGAGCGGCAGCTTCTTGCGCCGCAGGAAGCGCTTCAAGCGCGGCGACCCCTCCACCTACCCGGCCTTCGCGCTCGAGGCGCAGGCCCAGCCCGGGCCTCCTCCGCTGGGCGCGGCCTACGCGCCCCCCGCCGCCCTCTGCTACCCGTCCCCGCCGCCGCCCCTCTTCGGCCTCGGCCCCCTCATGGCCCAGCCCGGCCCCGAGctggcccagcagcagcacagcccGCCGGAGGCGCCCCCGTCGAGCAACGCCTGCTCCTTCTCTGCCCCCGCGGCCTACTCCGGCCAAGGCCCCGGCCTCCCCAGGCCCCCCAACGTGCCTTACTCCTACACGCTCCCCTGTGCCCAGCAGCTCCAGGTCAACCAAGGCTCCTACGCCCAGGGCAGCACCAGCCACCTCTTTGGGGCCTCTGCCCGCCTGGCCATGCCAACCTCACCCCCTCTCAGTAACGACACTATGGATTTCTATGGCAGGATGTCTCCGAGCTCCTACGGCTCCTTGGCTCATGGGTACAATGCCAGTGGGCAGCTCAGCAACCCTGGTGCCTACTTGCGACATGCCGCCTattccagcaacatggagaggttTGTTTCCGCCATCTGA